In the genome of Croceimicrobium hydrocarbonivorans, one region contains:
- a CDS encoding DUF6266 family protein: MGKINQGILGGVSGQVGNVIGGTWKGIDYLRIKPSSVANPRTEGQVDQRSKFSTVLRFLQPMTDFLRVGFKLYANRMTQFNAAMSYNLNNAVTGAYPNFMIDYASALVTRGNLTGAANGAATSPSAGNVEATWTDNSGSGSAQATDKALIVLLNTTRGEAVFTTAGPARSAGSAAIPVPSEYSGEDVEVFLGFVSEDGTKVANSVYLGSVTVA; this comes from the coding sequence ATGGGAAAAATTAATCAAGGTATTCTCGGTGGCGTATCAGGCCAAGTAGGGAATGTAATCGGTGGAACTTGGAAGGGCATCGATTACCTGCGCATCAAACCTTCCAGTGTAGCGAATCCAAGAACGGAAGGTCAGGTTGACCAGCGTTCGAAATTCTCAACTGTCCTAAGGTTCTTGCAACCAATGACAGACTTTCTGAGAGTCGGTTTCAAGTTGTATGCAAACCGTATGACCCAATTCAATGCGGCTATGTCTTACAACCTGAACAATGCAGTTACCGGAGCTTATCCAAACTTCATGATTGACTATGCAAGTGCATTGGTTACTCGTGGTAACTTGACAGGTGCGGCCAACGGTGCAGCTACTTCTCCAAGTGCTGGAAACGTAGAAGCAACCTGGACAGACAATTCAGGAAGCGGAAGTGCTCAGGCAACAGACAAAGCTCTGATTGTTCTTTTGAACACTACCAGAGGGGAAGCAGTGTTCACCACTGCGGGACCAGCAAGGTCTGCCGGATCAGCGGCCATTCCAGTGCCTTCTGAGTACTCAGGAGAAGACGTTGAAGTCTTCTTAGGGTTTGTATCAGAAGACGGAACTAAAGTCGCCAACAGCGTTTATTTAGGCTCTGTAACAGTTGCGTAA
- a CDS encoding heavy-metal-associated domain-containing protein: MQSLKFKSNIKCNGCIAKVGPELDALEGVKNWSVDLEDPNRIVSLDIEDIDVQTIKERVAKVGYSLEEI; encoded by the coding sequence ATGCAAAGTCTAAAATTCAAAAGCAATATAAAGTGCAATGGTTGCATCGCTAAGGTGGGTCCTGAATTGGATGCCTTGGAAGGAGTGAAAAACTGGTCGGTGGATCTTGAGGATCCCAATCGTATTGTAAGCCTTGATATTGAGGATATCGATGTACAGACCATCAAAGAGCGGGTTGCCAAGGTGGGCTATAGCCTTGAAGAGATCTAA
- a CDS encoding HYC_CC_PP family protein: MRAALSIFLAALTLVSNVSLSLNTHYCGGIEMETAFNFGPETPHCGMAQMLKDCEQEPQNKQGYNSKPCCENQHQSLQLDQQNEV, translated from the coding sequence ATGCGAGCCGCGCTTTCCATATTTCTGGCTGCACTCACCTTAGTTTCCAATGTGAGTCTGTCTCTCAACACCCACTATTGTGGCGGCATTGAGATGGAAACCGCTTTTAACTTTGGGCCGGAGACGCCCCATTGTGGCATGGCTCAAATGCTGAAGGATTGCGAGCAAGAACCCCAAAACAAGCAGGGTTATAATTCGAAGCCCTGCTGCGAAAATCAACATCAAAGTCTCCAACTCGATCAACAAAATGAAGTTTAA